A DNA window from Luteolibacter luteus contains the following coding sequences:
- a CDS encoding beta strand repeat-containing protein, with translation MKNASSGASLRAAILTCATVCATLPAYADKTWTGTTDTNWATISNWQESALPDGVENIVFNSASVSNLIINTGANRTVQGISVTNPAGPVTLQNNTLTIGTNGINMASATQDLNLASPASIIRSGVFYWNVPTGRTLTLAAVPHRNSPSGGFGGGNNDNVGGVVRVSTTGTVKLTTPSLAVVADGAATGGNGGNNPFMTYGLDDWAATDASGNVVAATYTADAFTGNANIVTANTYAINGATPSSVRFANTEGAVVVNNTGTSTLRGLLMATSSQTVSISGGFIRPNRNNTGGATFSIIQNSTTSDLTISSSISNASSNTAVSLSKSGPGKLILNAGHGFTGRTFVHEGTLQLGDGVLTGSLTSTARVINNSSLVIINTDASALTGVIAGTGTFAKSGTGVLTLGAANVYTGTTTITGGLVNIGAAASFGTTPSISLDGGGIQWSAAADISTLPVTIGAAGTTFDTMANAVVLASPIGNSGTGPVTKTGTGSLSLGAANLYSGATTVSAGTLLATNTTGSATGSGTVTVQTGAAIGGTGSISGVVTVESGGKLTPGASVGTLTVGGLDLDSGSTLDLEFGATNDKVTVSNPGGLTIDGGAITLLLEGSANAFATPGTYQLFGYSGSIGGAGVSSLSVANPQPGFTYTFGTAGGFVTLTVGTSGVVRNWITNGSGSWTNNANWNGTFPNSSGATANFQLNLTAPATITLDGAKTVGSLTFLSAANGYTITPGSGGSLTLNNGGSNSSLLDGAGQQTLAVPLILGSNTVVDTSAAVDSITISGAVAGSATLTKTGPGSLSLLASNTMSGAITLSGGSTAFVSGGLGSGNLSLSNSTLQWAAGNTQDISNRTITLNSGVVTLDTGAGDVLFASAIGNNGSADLVKAGDGKLTLSGDNTHGGMTTISKGTLQLGNGGTSGSVLGDIVNNGELRISRSADTLFTNLISGTGSMVFQGPGNLQLGSSNTFSGPTSITGGTITLFSGLGLQNSTLNYVNGGGTLDLDINTAVTLGGLEGNKSLSLTNFNLQGVALTIGGNGQGTTYSGDLGGEGSLIKTGAGVTVLTGTHTYVGTTAVNGGAGTGALELDSGASITGGGLTVTGNSRFTIFDGSYTTTVASNVTNAGTTTATFELLGGSATFSGGLSSGGNANIPYLISIAGGTLNASSLALGRTSQSITAEPLAGINTAGLYINGGAVNVSGNVTLGTSSGSNSSVNVKLDSGSLTIGGALTIGLNNGGRWSVVDVNGGTLTNTDTVTGIQLGGTLVGNAALVINAGVATAERIVFGQGTNTGTHVVRVVNGELYVGAGGMVDGSTADASFIRLTGGTLGAKAAWSTVLPVELTNIPIIKAADVLNTAQDITLNGAVTGAGGLQKTGDGILTLAGTYAYTGATIVADGTLTLPTTGLSDAASIEVKSGAVLNLTHSATDNVKGFYIDGIAQATGTWGRIGSPTAAHTTALITGDGILNVLPDDPFAGWMAGFPSLAGVNVEKGADPDGDGFTNLEEFAFDGVPDNPVANGKIRSRIETVGSEQALVLTLPVRDGAVFDNVPGPGLDATVDRITYAIQGSNNLTAFDQAVTEIPANSTGLPPASTGWTYRCFRLSGAIPARGTKGFLAATATESP, from the coding sequence GCATCGGCCACCCAAGACCTGAACTTGGCCTCGCCCGCCAGCATCATCCGCTCCGGCGTCTTTTACTGGAATGTCCCTACCGGCCGCACCCTGACCCTCGCGGCAGTCCCGCATCGCAACTCTCCTTCGGGCGGTTTCGGAGGCGGGAACAACGACAATGTCGGCGGCGTGGTGCGTGTCTCCACGACCGGCACCGTGAAGCTCACGACACCCAGCCTCGCCGTAGTGGCCGATGGTGCCGCAACTGGCGGCAACGGCGGCAATAATCCATTCATGACCTACGGTCTCGATGACTGGGCCGCCACGGACGCCAGCGGCAATGTCGTCGCCGCCACCTACACTGCCGATGCCTTTACCGGCAACGCGAACATCGTCACGGCCAACACCTACGCCATCAACGGCGCGACGCCCTCGAGCGTCCGCTTCGCCAACACCGAGGGTGCCGTGGTCGTGAACAACACCGGCACCAGCACCTTGCGCGGCCTCCTGATGGCCACCAGTTCGCAAACGGTCAGCATCAGCGGCGGATTCATCCGTCCGAACCGCAATAACACCGGCGGTGCCACCTTTTCGATCATCCAGAACAGCACGACGAGCGACCTGACCATTAGTTCGTCTATCTCGAACGCTTCCAGCAATACCGCCGTCTCTCTCTCGAAATCCGGCCCGGGAAAACTCATCCTGAATGCCGGCCACGGTTTCACCGGCCGCACCTTCGTCCATGAGGGAACGCTGCAACTCGGCGATGGTGTCCTGACCGGATCCCTCACCTCCACTGCGCGGGTAATCAACAACTCCTCCCTGGTCATCATCAACACCGATGCCTCCGCACTAACCGGCGTCATCGCGGGCACCGGCACCTTTGCCAAGTCCGGCACCGGCGTTCTCACCTTGGGCGCCGCCAATGTTTACACCGGCACCACCACCATCACCGGCGGGCTCGTCAATATCGGTGCCGCAGCAAGCTTCGGCACCACGCCCTCAATATCCCTTGATGGTGGCGGCATCCAGTGGTCGGCCGCCGCGGATATCTCCACGCTGCCCGTCACCATCGGCGCAGCCGGCACCACCTTTGATACCATGGCGAATGCCGTGGTCCTCGCATCGCCCATCGGAAATTCGGGTACCGGCCCGGTGACCAAGACCGGAACGGGCAGCTTGTCCCTTGGCGCGGCCAACCTTTACTCGGGTGCCACCACGGTGAGCGCAGGCACCCTGCTTGCCACCAATACCACGGGCTCCGCCACCGGCTCCGGCACCGTGACCGTGCAAACCGGAGCGGCAATCGGAGGCACCGGCTCGATCTCCGGCGTGGTGACGGTGGAGTCGGGCGGCAAGCTCACCCCGGGGGCAAGCGTCGGCACGCTGACGGTCGGCGGCCTCGATCTCGATTCTGGCAGCACGCTCGACCTCGAATTCGGCGCTACCAACGACAAGGTCACCGTGAGCAATCCCGGCGGCCTCACGATTGATGGCGGTGCCATCACGCTGCTCTTGGAAGGCTCCGCCAATGCCTTTGCCACCCCGGGCACCTACCAGCTTTTCGGCTACTCCGGCAGCATCGGCGGAGCCGGTGTCTCATCCCTCAGCGTGGCCAATCCCCAGCCCGGCTTCACCTATACCTTCGGCACTGCCGGCGGTTTCGTAACCCTCACTGTCGGAACCTCCGGCGTCGTCCGGAACTGGATAACAAACGGCAGCGGCTCCTGGACCAACAACGCCAACTGGAACGGCACCTTCCCGAACAGCAGCGGTGCCACCGCAAACTTCCAATTGAATCTCACCGCTCCGGCCACCATCACGCTGGATGGGGCGAAGACGGTGGGCTCGCTTACCTTCCTCAGCGCGGCCAATGGCTATACGATTACACCGGGCAGCGGCGGATCGCTGACCCTGAACAATGGCGGCTCCAATTCCTCGCTGCTCGATGGCGCAGGCCAGCAAACCCTCGCCGTGCCGCTCATCCTCGGGTCCAATACCGTCGTCGATACCTCGGCGGCAGTTGACAGTATCACGATCAGCGGTGCGGTGGCAGGATCCGCAACACTTACGAAAACCGGACCTGGCAGCCTCTCCCTTCTGGCTTCGAACACGATGTCCGGGGCCATCACGCTTTCCGGAGGCTCGACCGCTTTCGTCAGCGGGGGTCTCGGCAGCGGCAATCTCTCGCTCTCGAACTCCACGCTCCAGTGGGCAGCAGGAAATACCCAGGACATCTCCAACCGCACCATCACGCTGAACTCCGGTGTCGTGACGCTGGATACCGGTGCAGGCGATGTCCTCTTCGCCAGCGCGATCGGGAACAACGGCAGTGCCGACCTCGTGAAAGCGGGCGATGGCAAGCTCACTCTAAGCGGGGATAACACTCACGGCGGCATGACCACCATCTCCAAAGGCACCCTGCAGTTGGGCAATGGTGGCACCTCGGGCAGTGTCCTCGGGGACATCGTGAACAACGGCGAGCTCCGCATTTCCCGTAGCGCCGACACGCTCTTCACCAACTTGATCAGTGGCACCGGCTCAATGGTTTTCCAAGGCCCCGGCAACCTCCAGCTCGGCTCCTCGAATACCTTTTCCGGACCAACCAGCATCACCGGCGGGACCATCACCCTCTTCAGCGGCCTCGGCCTCCAGAACAGCACGCTCAACTATGTGAATGGAGGTGGAACCTTGGACCTCGACATCAATACCGCCGTGACTTTGGGCGGCTTGGAGGGGAACAAATCGCTCTCGCTCACGAACTTCAACCTGCAAGGCGTCGCACTGACAATCGGTGGCAATGGCCAAGGAACCACCTACTCCGGTGATCTTGGCGGTGAGGGCTCGCTGATCAAGACCGGCGCAGGCGTCACCGTGCTGACCGGCACGCATACCTATGTGGGCACCACCGCTGTAAATGGCGGGGCAGGGACCGGTGCCTTGGAACTCGATTCCGGGGCATCAATCACCGGTGGCGGGCTGACCGTGACAGGTAATAGCCGCTTCACGATCTTCGATGGCAGCTACACCACCACGGTCGCATCGAACGTAACGAATGCCGGTACCACCACCGCCACCTTTGAGCTTCTCGGTGGTTCCGCCACCTTTTCTGGCGGCCTCAGCTCCGGCGGCAACGCGAACATCCCCTACCTGATCTCGATCGCGGGAGGCACGCTCAATGCATCATCCCTCGCGCTAGGCCGCACGAGCCAGAGCATCACCGCCGAACCCTTGGCAGGCATCAACACCGCAGGCCTCTACATCAACGGCGGCGCGGTCAATGTAAGCGGAAACGTCACCCTCGGCACGTCCAGCGGCAGCAATTCCTCCGTCAACGTCAAGCTCGACTCCGGCTCCCTCACGATCGGTGGCGCGCTCACGATCGGCCTGAACAACGGCGGCCGCTGGTCCGTGGTCGATGTCAATGGCGGCACGCTCACCAATACGGACACGGTCACCGGCATTCAGCTCGGTGGCACCTTGGTTGGAAATGCTGCATTGGTCATCAATGCCGGCGTCGCCACCGCAGAGCGCATCGTGTTCGGCCAAGGAACGAATACTGGCACCCACGTCGTGCGAGTGGTGAATGGCGAACTCTACGTCGGCGCAGGGGGCATGGTCGATGGCTCGACCGCAGATGCTTCCTTCATCCGCCTCACCGGGGGCACCTTGGGAGCAAAGGCAGCGTGGTCCACAGTGCTGCCCGTTGAACTTACGAACATCCCCATCATCAAAGCCGCCGATGTCTTGAACACGGCTCAGGACATCACGCTCAATGGCGCGGTGACCGGCGCCGGCGGCCTTCAGAAGACCGGCGATGGAATTCTCACACTTGCTGGCACCTACGCCTATACCGGCGCCACCATCGTGGCCGACGGCACGCTGACCCTGCCCACCACCGGCCTCAGTGATGCAGCCTCGATTGAAGTGAAATCGGGAGCAGTGCTGAACCTGACCCACAGCGCCACCGACAATGTGAAGGGCTTCTACATCGATGGCATCGCGCAGGCAACCGGCACGTGGGGCCGCATTGGCTCGCCCACTGCCGCCCATACCACCGCGCTGATCACCGGCGATGGCATCCTCAATGTCCTACCCGATGATCCCTTCGCAGGTTGGATGGCCGGCTTCCCCTCTCTCGCCGGGGTGAATGTGGAGAAGGGTGCCGACCCGGATGGCGATGGCTTCACAAACCTGGAAGAGTTCGCCTTCGACGGAGTGCCCGACAATCCGGTAGCCAATGGCAAGATCCGCTCGCGCATCGAGACCGTCGGCTCGGAACAAGCCCTCGTGCTAACCCTCCCGGTCCGCGACGGTGCCGTCTTTGACAACGTCCCCGGCCCGGGCCTCGACGCCACCGTCGACAGGATCACCTACGCCATTCAAGGCTCGAATAATCTCACGGCCTTCGATCAGGCAGTGACCGAAATCCCTGCAAATTCCACGGGACTCCCTCCCGCAAGCACCGGCTGGACCTACCGCTGCTTCCGCCTGAGCGGCGCCATCCCGGCCCGCGGCACGAAGGGCTTCCTCGCCGCCACTGCCACTGAATCTCCCTGA
- a CDS encoding carbonic anhydrase: METLSHLLENNRIWAEAQVAADPDFFKRLADQQSPEYLWIGCSDSRVPANQITGLAPGEVFVHRNIANVVVQTDFNMLSVLQFAVDVLKVKHVMVVGHYGCGGVRAALENQRHGVVDNWLRHIQNTARRNEEQLAALDHTAAIDRLCELNVLKNAENLARTTIIEDAWDRGQPVSIHSWIYRLGTGRISVLADAIDAESKI; this comes from the coding sequence ATGGAAACTCTCTCCCATCTTTTGGAAAACAACCGGATCTGGGCTGAAGCGCAAGTCGCCGCGGACCCCGATTTCTTCAAGCGGCTGGCTGATCAGCAGAGCCCGGAATACCTGTGGATCGGCTGTTCGGATAGCCGCGTGCCGGCAAACCAGATTACCGGTCTGGCTCCGGGCGAGGTCTTCGTGCATCGCAACATCGCGAACGTGGTGGTGCAGACGGACTTCAACATGCTCTCCGTGCTGCAATTCGCGGTCGACGTCCTGAAGGTAAAGCACGTCATGGTCGTGGGGCACTACGGCTGCGGCGGCGTGCGTGCCGCGCTCGAAAACCAGCGTCATGGCGTGGTGGATAACTGGCTGCGCCACATCCAGAACACGGCCCGCCGCAATGAAGAGCAACTCGCCGCCCTGGATCACACGGCGGCGATCGATCGCCTCTGCGAACTCAACGTGCTCAAGAACGCGGAGAACCTGGCCCGTACGACGATCATCGAAGATGCTTGGGACCGTGGCCAACCTGTCTCCATCCACAGCTGGATCTACCGGCTGGGTACCGGCCGCATCAGCGTGCTGGCGGATGCGATTGATGCGGAGTCGAAGATTTAA